Proteins found in one Magnolia sinica isolate HGM2019 chromosome 5, MsV1, whole genome shotgun sequence genomic segment:
- the LOC131245858 gene encoding vacuolar protein sorting-associated protein 2 homolog 3: MNIFAKKPTAKEAIRSSKREMANATRGIEREIGALQLEEKKLVAEIKKTAKTGNEAATKILARQLIRLRQQIANLQGSRAQMRGIATHTQAMHANTSVANGMNGASKAMEAMNKQMAPAKQMKVIQEFQKQSAQMDMTSEMMSESLDNVLDDDEAEEETEELTNQVLDEIGVDVASQLSSAPKGRIAGKKSEDVGSSDVDELEKRLAALRNP; encoded by the exons ATGAACATCTTCGCGAAAAAGCCCACAGCAAAAG AGGCGATTCGATCGAGCAAGAGAGAGATGGCAAATGCAACGAGAG GGATCGAGAGGGAGATTGGAGCACTGCAGCTAGAA GAGAAAAAGCTTGTTGCTGAAATAAAGAAGACCGCCAAAACTGGAAATGAA GCTGCGACTAAAATTTTGGCACGTCAACTTATCAGGCTTAGGCAACAAATTGCTAATTTACAAGGTAGTCGAGCTCAGATGCGAGGTATAGCAACTCACACACAG GCAATGCATGCCAATACTTCAGTTGCTAATGGCATGAATGGTGCAAGTAAGGCGATGGAAGCCATGAACAAG CAAATGGCACCTGCAAAGCAAATGAAGGTGATTCAAGAATTTCAGAAGCAATCAGCACAAATGGATATGACG AGTGAGATGATGTCAGAATCGCTTGACAatgtcttagatgatgatgaggccgaAGAGGAAACTGAGGAACTGACTAACCAG GTTCTAGATGAAATCGGTGTTGATGTTGCATCACAG TTGTCTTCAGCTCCCAAGGGAAGAATTGCAGGGAAGAAGAGCGAGGATGTTGGAAG TTCGGACGTGGATGAGCTTGAGAAGAGGTTGGCAGCCCTTAGAAATCCCTAA